The Silene latifolia isolate original U9 population chromosome X, ASM4854445v1, whole genome shotgun sequence genome contains the following window.
GCTGGATGATATTTTGGTGTACCTGGACAAGCTGAAAAGTTACGATCTTCTTCATCACGAAGTAAGGTCTCAAGTCTGTTGTTTCATTAAAAGTTGTTTATTGTTCATTCAGCAAGCGCATATTAACTTGGTAAAACGTGGTTAAAACTTCTATTTAACAACACCTGGCTCTACCGTATTCTGCAGAAATCATTGGACTCAGCACATAGCAAAAGGTAATGTTATACACTTATACCTGTTGAGGTGAAACATTTGAATTTCTGATCTTCAGATTTGGACGTGAACTCATAATCTCATATATTAATTTTTGTAGAGTGGCCGATACAAAATTGCTACTGTATAAAACTGTGTATCAAAAAGCCAAATTGCAGCTACTACGTCTCAAGAGGGACAAATTATTGGTAGAACTGTTAATTCTCTCTTTTCTGCTATCTCACTTGACGTCATTCTTATCGACTGAATCTAACTGATCCTTCTTAACTGCACAAATTCCTGGTATGCAGGACCAAGCTTCTAGAATGAAGTCTAGAGTTGACGAATCAGAGAAAATGATTTCAAGTTGCGACCTTATAAGTAGACGAGGTGAAATACGCCAAATTGGTTGCTTGCAACTTGAAGGCCAGTGTACTGATACTGACAGCCGAAGTTTGGTATATCTTCTATACTGTTCTCtccttgatttttttttaaagataGTCCTCCGTTTTGGGCTGGTCATAAATCATAAGATTTGCAGCGATTGTCCTACTCCTATTGTAAGTAAGAAGGAAACACAGTTTTCGGACCATTGTTATTTATTCCACTACACTCACTAACCTAAATAATAGTTCACTTCTTTTGGTATCATTGGAAAAAAATGGCCACATTGCCTATTTGCATTCTATGATGTAATGATATAAAGCATCTCAGTTTGTCTATTTGGCTATGTTTTGCACAAATCATTGTTAGCAGTTCTTCTAAATATAAATTTTAGGTTTGACCAATGGCTCTTAGCTGATGCTAAGGGTTGTTGCAAGCATGATCTGTGTAATTGAAGGGTAAGAGAAGTTTACTTCCAAACCTTCTTATTCTGCCTGGCGAAAGTTTCTTTGGCGGAATTGGACTATTTTTAATTGTATCAGGTGTTTGAAATTTTGACTTTTGGAATTAGTGTCTTCCTATAAATGAAGTGACAGATTCAGGGTGATATGACATGAACCTCGCTGTCTTAGAGCCTCCTTAATGAGAAAATAGGAAACCGCTTAAAGCCTTAAAGGATATGACATTTAAGTGTACATTAAAGATTTGTAGTCATGACCTCATGTAACTGTGAGGAGTACTTCATGACGTTTTTTCCCCAGATCCTGAACGTTAAACACTCCTGATGTATATCCACATTGATTTTTCCCAGCCTCCACTCCATCAGTCTGATAATTTTTTCTGAATCTTTGAAAATGAACTTTGATCCAAATCCAACCTGAACCCACTCCTCATCCACCTGCAAATCAGCCCCAACAACCATCCATTCATTCTCAGCCACCACCAAGCCAACCCAAACTACCACCAAACCAGCTGCAAACAACTGGAACCCGCCCATAACTGTCTTGTAGAGTGTATTTGTCCATGGTGCTAGGAAGAATGTATTTAGCTATGTGCTTATGTTGAGGAAGAACTCTCTATTTTTGTAAAGGTTAATTGGACCTTTGTCTTCAATTTCTATTGCTTGGGAATTTAAATGACTTTTTATCTTAGAGGAAGTAGTCAAGGATATCTGAAGTTATGGCTGTGTCCATGGGATTTTTTTATCGTAGAGGACGTACTCAAGGATTCATAAAAATGCATGCTGTTTCCTTTTTATTCTACCTGTTTTTCTCAAAATGTAGTTGGAGAAGTTATAACGAGGTGAAAGAGAAAAGCAGACCTGTGTTGCTGAATTTGGTGCTTTATGTGATAGACGGTCTCAAAGTTTGGTTGATCTAAAAGTAggtttattttggttgatttcctTGTTTTGGGTTTGTGATGAGATACTAGTGATTGAATTTTGATAAAATAATTGCAGCTAAATCTATTGTTTGCAGTTTGCACTGATAAATACTGGCCAGTTGCATTTTGGGACCATCTTTGCGCAATTGTCTTTCTTAATTTCTGGATTTCCTCTGACTCACATCTGCACTTTGCTGTACCTGTGGTATTATAGATATATAATGCTGAATACTCTATTCCTTCTTGTATAGGTTTCTGCCGAACTATGTTCGCTAAGAAAGGAGTTCGAAGACTCAGAAGGTGAAATAAGGAAGATAAACAAATCCTTCTATTCTTATATTAAAGACATGAAAGAGTTAACCAGTACGGAAACAGCTGCATATGTGAAAAGTTGTCTCAAGAAAATGGTTGCATGTCAATCATTGCAGTCAGAAATGCAGGTTTCCATTGTCCTATTTCTTTATTTGTGACAGAGATTAATTATTTGCATTGAACCTCACTGAAAAGTTGCTTTTGTCACATTTGCAGTTGTGCAAAGTGGAGAGGTTGGACGCCATACATGGTCAACCAAATATTATGTTTGACCATGGTGGTTTCTTGTTACAGAGGTTTGCTCAATGTTATCATTACCTATTATCTGGTGATGGTTATTTAAGTTTATTAAAAAGTAACACTTCAtcaaatgagctttttgcttcaTTGCATATGTTGCAGTTTCAACACGAAGTCTACTTCTACCTCCGGTTTATTACTTACTAATAGATTGAACAAGGAAAAAATATCTAAGGTGAATTTTTTCTTTTCTGAACTGTAATTGCCTTTTGTTACTCACATTGCCGTCATTTCTTCTGCTCATTTTTGAGTGGTCACCTCAATACTTCTTTTTGAGGGTCAGATGTTCATCAATAATATGGATGCGGCCGCtgctttttcttttgttttgagtGGTGATATGCAACTCACATATGAAGGCTTGAGGACTATCGCGGAACAAACACAAGTAAGTGTGTGCACTGAGCTTCTAAAAGCATGGTATTAAAACCCGCTATTTACATTCTTAACAAAATTGCATTCCCTTTGTGTTATCTTCTGTTAATATTAAAAAACACCATATTTTGGCCACATGGGCCCACATCAATCAATATTTTGGAATTTTACcattattttgtcttattttcggtttatacTATCCGCTATTTCGTGGGAAAACTAAATATCGGGAAACATGTCTATTTGCAACGTTGTACGTGTTTGTGAAAAAAGAGGGAATAAGAGGTAGATATATCACTCAATACCTCATGTCTGTGAGACACGTGGCCTCGCCGCCATAGGCGCCACACCTTCTAAATCTAAACATTGGTGTAAGGCACTCTTGAAGTAGCGACTGTAACCTCATCATTTAACAAAGAAAACAAATTTTTGATTAAACGAAGTAATGACGGGAGGCCAACTATGTGTGTAGGTCAACTGATTATAGAATACTTTTGAGCTAGTGGTATTGGTAGTGAACGACGTTGTGATATGTTACTTGAATCCTTTCTGAAGCAAGAATATACCTTATTAATTACACTGACTGGTTAGTAATAATTACACCGTAACTCTTATAAATGACGTTATTATACTGTTCTTTTGTGCAGAAAACTGTTTCACGTTTGCATATACTTCTTGATGTTGTGGAAGAAGTGCAGCTGGCAATGATGGAGCTTAAACCTTTGACATGGTCAAGATTTTGTCAGCCGTCAGGTATGCACTTTTTATGTTCATTTTCGGATCTTGGGTTCTGCATCTGTTGTTGCTTTATGTATCGTCAAGGTTTTGCAATGAATGACCAGAACGCTGTAACTGACAGGCTAGTGTGGATTGTGGTGATCTGAAGTTAAAATTTAAAACCAATGTATAATGTGACTGGAGACAAAAACTGTGCGCAATGCAAcaccaaataaaaaaaatttccAGTTAACTATCTACTGCTGAAAGACTTCACATTGTAGTTAAAGTAGGTGCTGCCTCTGAGCGCTTACGTGTAAGTGTGTCGCAAGGCGCACAATGTGCACAATGGGCTCCCAAGAGCACAAGGCGCATACAAAGCTCGATAGCAAAAAAATTGAAAGTACTAACATCTGATTTCTATCATAACTCTGAAAAATTGAATATTTTAACAACGAAATTTTAGGATCGTATATCCATATCGAAAATCCGTTGATCTGATAATTTTAGATAAGGTTATGAAAATATACTTGCAGGTTATCTGATCGAATATTTTAACCTCTGAATTTCTGCAAGGTATCTAAAAATTCAAGACTGATAACCAATCCATATCCAAGCCAAATTTTGTGGATAATAACAGAGAATATCTGGAAATCTTTCGATTGGATATGGGTATACATTTCACACGCTTTACATTAAGATATCCGTTGGGAAGTATAAATTTGGATTGGATATCTTATGTATGATCAACCCTACGTTAAGGCGCAATTAGCAATGCAAACTTTATGACTATGccatttcccttttttttttttaattctagcTTTTTCATTCTACTCTTCCCTTGGCCCCTGTATCCCAGGTTTTACATCTTTTCATGGCAACCCTTTATGAAAACCAAACAAGTAGTTTCTTACTTGGATGATAAATTTTGGCTGTTAAATCACTATCGCAGCAAGCTATGAGAGCTAGACTTAGCAGGTTGAATATTTTTAGTAGGTCTTGTCAAAAGTTCAATAACTTAAGTTATCCTCTTCTAAGCGTGTAGATGCTAGTTGTTAGGGTGTCTTTGCATTATTTTTACTTTTAATGTTTTGTCTTTAACAAGTTACCCTCTTCTAAGCCAAGGTGTTTATGTGTCCTCTACTAACATTAAACAGCATAATAATTGTAAGGTTACACAAAATGTGCACCGTAATCGGTAATCATAACTAAGTAGATAATTGATTTGTTGTGGAGCTATTTATGCTGAAAGTAAAATGAGCTGTTGATTTGTTGGTGGAGCTTTTCACTTGACGAAAATCTGTAGCATCTAAGCCGTCTATTGCTTATAATTTTCATTCCTCTACTGTCTTTTTAAGTTAGAATGCTGCTTATGCTTTCCTCTTGTTGAATGAGTTAACTTTTCCTTCCAGGCTTAAGCATAGGCCACTATGAGAGCCAACTCGTTTTTCGTATCTAGTCTTATGCTCAAAATGGCCCACTAAAGTGGTTCcgcttctttctcttgtgaagtagcGGTCTTTGGATGCAGTTCTCGGCACAAATTTCAtgttgggtcattcggaaacagcctctttgtgttgctaacacaagggtaaggctgcgtacaatCTAAACCCCTCTTATCTCGCAATTTGCGGGAggcattgaggcactggggtaatgttgttgttttaCTCACTGTGCTAATTTACTACGTCTTATTATCTTGCAGCTGGGAAACTTGATCTGCAATTGTGCTTCACTGACTTCAGAAGCGGAGCAAGAGTGACTTTGACTCTTGATATTACCTGTTTGAATCAGTAATTTTTCGAACATTTGCATACACTTTTATCTTAATTCCAACTTCATGCATGTAGCCATGTCATGTATGCATAAAAATAATGTCGTCCTCATTTCTAAATCATCAAACTTAGGTCAAACTAGTGCAACTCAGATTCTGGATAAACATAATTATTTGTTCTGTCAATAGTGAATTAGATGGAGCAACACTTCTCAGTCTAAATTCTTTCAGAATTTTTTTTGATTGACAACCTCCGCAAACTGTGTAAATAAACCCGTTGACATCCCATTAGTAAGTTTCGATAATCTGCTTTGTTTTTATTCATTTTTCACAAAGTAGCTTTCTAGCTTAAGAGATACTCCATACTCCGTAGCTCCATTTTTCACTTTGGTACTTAAGTGATTATTAAAAGTTTCCGGTAATTCTTTGATGCCAATAGTGGCCATTTAGTGTGTAACCAGTTTATAATATTAGTCAACATTTTAttaaaaatgatttttttttttttttagttagtGACCATTTTTATGCTGACCCATGGTTTATAATGTTTGTTGGCGactattttatattttatacaCAGCGATTGTTTTTTTCCCCGTGAAAGCTAGACGTTTAGTTTAAGCTGGATTCCTGGCAACAGTGATCAATGGTGGCCTGTCGCTCATTTTTCATGGTTTTTCATGCAGGGGTGTCTACCCTTCACAAATCCTGCCTTATGAGGTGCAAGGAATAACAGCTAGAAATCAGGACATATTTGAGTCTCTGGTAGAAGATATTCGGACTTCTGTTCAAGGTGTTCGGTCTGGTTTCATGAGGATAATCAACATTTGCCGTTTTGTTTCAAGAATGATTGAAACTGGTGGAATTACCAACGCGGCGACTACAAATTAATACATGCTGGAAACTTTTTGGACTGATATTATGCAACTGTGTAAGTTACTTTGTATATCCACTGGTAGATCCATCCACCTGAGAGTGGTTATGCTGTAGATCTGTCGAAAAAATGACATGCTGTTAGCCGGTTTTCTGTTAAAGCTGCTGTCATTCGTACTTATCACTCGTCAACTGATGCATAGCATTTTCTTGTAAAGTAAAACAATGGTGCTTCGATGTTGACGGTTTTGAACTCAGTCATTAAGTACATCTCAATGGCTTTATAAACAAGCTAAGTGCATGTCACATGATGTATGATAACGTGATTTTAGCGACATTTTAGTGACTGTACTTTTCTCTTGTTATTTTGCCGACACGACATTGGAGTGTTAGGATATTGTTAGATTGGTCATAATTTGACCCGACCTGGTTACCTGATCTAAACTTGTTTTAGGACAAGACTCGAAAATTGACCGGTAACCTGTTTGACCCGAATCTAAAATGACCCGTTAATTTTGGGGTGAAACTCGACCCAAATGGGACGACTTGCTAGATAAAAAATAAatcaataattttattaaaataaatcaataATTTATTAAAATTATCAGCTTTGGTactttaaattacaaacaaaattaaaaaattaattttatttaaactTTTATAACCATTAATAATAGAATACCTTTTTTTTAGGAAAACATggggtggttttttttttttttttttttggggtggTTTTATATTAAATTAATCTTCGTAAGAAATCCGTTACAAGAACAACTTTAGGCCCCTCAAAATCATTCATCCTACTATCCTAGCAATACAATGTTACTAAACGGAAATAAACCTAAGCAAATAGGTAGATCAGCAACATAAAGACCGAATGAGTATATGATTACAAGTTTAACTCTTGCAAAAACATTCACTATTACCTAACAAAAAACTTCCACAAAGGCTCCGCCATTTTATACGAGCACAAATTCTCCCTTatgacggagggtatccgtcgcaaacttgcgacgAATACCATATCGTCTCACAAAAAAACCATAAGGGTGAGAGAcaaagcacatggggtgggtgcccaccttgtcccctctacccatttccactcacataatacccgtcgcaatatttgacccgtcgcaagGGAGACCTACTGTTATACGAGCACATAACAATACTAAAAAATGTCGCTTCCCACTTATTTTTACATAAATCAACGAATTAATTAAGGGAACGCATAATACCCCTACTGTTTTAtcccttttttttatttgttgATCAGGAATATGCCATATCGACAGTTGAAACAATCTTCTCCAAATACGGAAAACAATTTAATAAATTGACCCTTCTAAATTTGACTTTTTCATTCCCATAAGGTCAGAACTTGAATATATTGTACATCCTACTTGTCTTGGCTCATTTCTCATAGTTCGTCCCTCAAGTCTCAATTCTCAAGCACGAGATACTGAGATGACGAGGTTAACATCTTCCAAGTTAACCAAAATCTCTCTACTCCTCGTCACTGCTACCGGCGTTTCAGCCGCCGCATATTCCGGCGAACTTCCGACGCATTTTTCCGACGATGTTACGGCTCCTTTCTCTGCCGTCGCTCGCTCTTCCTACACCATTTTTACCGTCAGTTTACTCCATTTTTCTCTCCTTCAATTGTTCGCTAatcataatttgttctagttctaaTTTATCAATTTCATTGAATTTCTTCGTTTTTGTTTTGTGTAGATTGCTTCAACTGTTTTTGATTACAAGTATTCTTTGCGCGGTTTAGCTAAGGATTCCGATGTTTATCGCGAAACAATTGCGGAGGTAGTTCGCCACTTTCGCTATTGTGATTGTTGAAATTTGTTAGTTTTGTACCTAATACAGTACTTCGTAATTCTTATGTGAGACGGTCTCCTGATTTTTATATGAAATAGTCTTGTGATATGATTATTGTGGACTTCTAACAGTTATACGAGGCAGTTCGCAATTGTGATATGTTGAAATTTGTCAGTTTGTACTTATTTCTCCGTAATTCTTATATGAGACGGTCTTTTGATAAGCTTATGGAATTGATGTAGGTAGTGGATGGAATCATGGTCATATTCACTTAGTTTACGAGTTTATGTTTAAGAAAATAAATAGCATTTTAACTTTTTGAACTTTGTGAGTTTGTCTTATTGTAATCTGGGAGAACATTTTTCGCGACATAAAATGTCAAAATTAACTCCAATTTCACAAGGCACGTTCAGTGGAGTCAATGTTGGTGATGGATGAAAGTTATGGTTATATTCACTTACTTTACGACTTTATATTTAAGAAAAATAATTAGAGCAACTTAACATGTGCTGTAAATGTAGTTGTATTGCTATGATCATATTCACTTAGTTACTGTGGGTTATAGTCCACGAATTCTTATGTGAACGGTCTCATAAGTCATAATAATAAGCTTATGGAGGTAATGTTGTTAATGGATGCAACTTATGGTTAGTCACTTAGTTTACGAGTTTATGTTTAAGAAAATACATAGAGCGTCCTAACTTGTGCTTTAAATGTAGTCTTAATGCAATGATTGTAACTATAGTATGCTTTACAGTCCATATATGAACTTTATTTCCCTAAATCATCCAATTTAAGTGAGTTGTATTTTCATTCACAACATTGCATTTTGGAGTGAAATATACTCTGAGGTTCAAGTTGAATTTTCATATTAGAGGTGAGAAGTGTTTCAATTTTGTGTTGGTTTTCTAATTGCGGTTTGGGAAATCTATTTTGTAATTATCAAGTAAGGTCGTCTAAGGTTACCCAAGTTTGTGCAAACGCAAGGTCGAGTCTGTGCAATCAATTCGTGGTGATTTCTTTGTGTGTCAAGTCCAGGTTCATCTGCGTTCTGCAAGGAAAAGTTTGAAATTGTGCGAGGTCAACAAAGGTTTTTATGTGAAAGCTGGTCAATTTGCTGCTTCCTTGAGGCAGATCCCGAAGGAATATATGGCGACACTCTCTGTTTTACAGGATCAGGTATATATTCAATTTAATAGATGCCCTGTTTTGTTTTAAATGCTTTTGCGACATGGCTGGCTTAATCTCTATTGACTTTTAATTGCTACTCCGTAACTTATTGCTGACATGCAGGCAGTTCCATGCGATTTCAGATTAATAAAGGAAGTGATCCGTAGAAACCTGGGTAAAGATTGCACTGATATGTGAGTTTATATAAATCATTTTAGTAGATTTTACGTAAAAGATGTCAAACTGAAAGTTTGGCATGATGTCAAATGGTTAAAGGAGTATATTTTGAGATCAGAACAGAACTGTGTAGTTGACCTCAGTTCATCGTGAATTGCCCAGTTTAGTTTTTGCAAACTTTGCAAAGCCAACTAATGTCTCACGTTTTCATCAATTTGCCTTGGACCTTGAAACGTGGAAATATTTTTGCGCTCAGTTTATTAGTCTTTATACTTCTTTATAGGCTTTTTGTTTAATTAATATCCACTGATGAACCTAAGTAACATTCAGATTTCTGAGTTTCGATGAGCAACCAATTGCAGCAGCATCTATTGCTCAAGTTCATCGTGCTGTCTTAAAAAACCATGAAGAAGTTGCTGTGAAGGTCAGTTATCTATCTTTATGATACTAGTTTTATGGTCCATGACATCATTGATTCAGGGATATCCCAATTTTCGTGTCAATAGTCTAATAATTGATTACTCTACGTCTTTTTGTAGAGAAAATGTAACCAAAACACGACAATCTTTTTCTTTATTAATGTAGTGTTGATCGTTAATCGACATATATGTAATATGCTACAATTTTTCATCCAAGTTGACCATTTCACTCCTAAGTAGGATGATTTTACTTCCTGCTAAATATGTCAAAGATCAATCACATAATCATGTCCACAATTATGTTCAATCAACGGATTCCACAAATTATGAGATTAATGGCACATAATCATCCGTTATTCTCCTTGCACAATTGGACTTATTTTATACCCTACAATTAAGGATAACAATCCTACTAATTGATAGATTTATTATAGCATATACATATGTAATTAGTATATATAATTGTAACATTATTGCTAAGATATACAATTAACATTATTGCTAAGATATACAAGGAAGAGACGGGGGGAACGGATCCCTCTATTTCCCTTCTCCAAAGTAAATTATTTTTCCCTCGAAAGGAAAGATTTGAGTAAAAACTCTATCGCTCCATTCTCTCTCCGCTGTCCTTCCTTTCCCTTCCTCTTTTCCCCTCCCATCCCTTCCTTTTTATTCTTTATATCCAAACCATGGGTTAGTGTTTGAACTCTTAATTGAACAAATTTAACATGACGGAAACATGAATAAAAAGGTATAATAGGTAGGAAAGGCTAATAGGGGTACTATGGGAAAATGTCAAGCTTCGGGTACCACAGGAATTTTCCCTTaaatttttttttcctatttttttaGTTCATTAACATCTGTATCATGTCCACTTCATATCATGTATCATAATAGTAAGTTGAGTAACAGAAACATCTTATTAAATGGTGTAATCGTAAACTAGTTAGACCCCGTGCACTACATGCACGGTATATAGAGTTTTCTATATTTATAAAATCTTATATAAAATAGGTATTCATAATTTTTCACATTTCTCATCATTGAATTTTGTTTTgcgaaaaaaaaaatggaattgAAAATTAATCAAGAGATTTGAGTAATAAGCCGAAATGTATTTAATGAAAAATATTTTTATACAATAAAGCTTATTTCAATTTATaattttttctcaattttttttgtcataaaactaataacaacggtttataGTTTTGTTTTTATACGTGGTATGGGATCAAATCATtatctaataatattatcaatagAAGATTTAATAATTTACTATAAttttatatcaattttattttattctaattaattaaaatattatactTTAGAATTTAgggaaaataatataatttgatgaaagattaattttaatgaaaaaataataattaaatgaaATATATTGTAatcattagtttccttatttattaAATGCACTTAATTatcattagtttccttatttgAGAAATGTGCATTTTGGCGGGAAAACTTTTGAgatcacctattcttttagtagatttTAGTCCTTGATAAAATGATAACCATGTTTTGCTTACTCACATGGTATTGTTTTTAAGAATATATTACTGTTGTGTTAACAGGTTCAATACCCTGGCTTGGAGCGACTGATGGAGTTAGACATGACAACCATGACATTTGTCTCAAAATTCGTTGCTTGGGTATGGAGACTATGGACTATGCTGCATGTTAGAATGTCTTTATAAATAGAAAAGCATACTTTACAGAAACAGTTCGGTTCAAATTTCCCAGGCGTTGAATTCTTTATATCTATCAAAATCCCCTTTCCCATTCCTCTGTTACCCCGCCATTAATAGGAGCATCTGGGTAATGTTTTTGGCGTTTTTTTTTTCATGATTGTTTATACCTGTCGGGCTGTCATCCTACGCATCTGTTTCAGGCATGTCCATTTCAAAAGCCCGTTTGCCCTTTATCTGCCTTGTCATAATGTGCACATTGTAGCCTTGTAGGATGTTTAATCAgtttcactttttctttttcaGTTTGTGTATATAGTAACTTTATTCTTCAATTTCAGCTTTTTCCCGAGTATAGATTTGGATGGATTCTATCGGGGTTTAAGGAGTCTATCTCTGCAGAACTTGGTTAGTATCATATATTCATGTGTATAACTTTATATAACTTATATTTAGTCACTACCAGGATTTTAACTGGGCTGCTACTCCTGTAGTCCTGTGCATACATGACATCAAGATTTCGTTTTCAGTTTGTAGTTTCCTCATTACACTTGTGTTCCTTGAATTGATTACATTTCACTCACTCTTAGTTGGTGTGCGTTTATTTATCAAGTTTGAAGCTGGATTAGTCTATATAATGTAGCTAAATGGACTAGCCAGATAACATTTATCCGAACCCACTCTTggtttaatttcttttattaagATAAGCATGATGATTGTAGCATTTTTCGTTACTAAGGATAAATAAGCATACGGATAAGGGTTCATTCCATGTTATTCTGTAAGAGTTACATGTTTAGTTGTAAACTATTTTCATATTTCATGCTTTGAGTAACACCTTTCATCATCTTGTTTTGACAATCTCTTAAATGTGATTTCGAAGTATGCCTTTCTTTTCTTCTGCTTTTGTGCCTCGGGCGAGGGGCTGGATTACAAGCCTGAGATAAAGGGTCATCTCATCCCCATGTCTTTCTTTAGAGTTTCATACTTTCATCTTTATTGTTGAACTATTTTCATTTTTTGTATCAAGCTCCAAAGAGATTATAATGCTTTGATTACACGTTCAGTCATCATCTTGTTTTGACATGCTCTTAAATGTGGTTCTGATCAATGTCTTTAGCTTCtttcttttttccctttttttttgtttctctGCTTTGGGGAATGGGGCTGTGGGGTGTCCTGAGTCTAGTAACACACTTGGAAAACATGTATCAGAAATTTTCCATTGATTTGAAATGCATGATGGTTAGTAAATCATTTTAATTGTGACGTCTATCATTTATACATGGGCAGACAGAAGGGGGATTCTGGTCTTGGCACTATATCTTCTCTCCTAAATTTTATGGTATTAATTGTTAAACTATTGCAATGGTTTTTatatttaatcttcattttctTTGGAGCTTCTGAAGATTTCGTACAGGAAGCTAGAAATTCTGAAAGAACCGCCAACAATTTTATGAGCAGCAAGAACGTTAAGATCCCTCCAGTTTTTTGGGCAAGAATCTGACTGTATCATGTCATAGCTGTTCAAATTTAAACTGAATTTTGTTGAGCATCTTGAAATTCTGTTATTGGTACTTGGCTAAATGCATAAGGTCTGTGAGCTAACCGAGGTATCTCTCTATGTATGCAGGATTTGACAACAAAACAGGTTTTGACAATGCAGTTTTGTTCCGGTCATAAGGTATTTACTGGTTTAACTCTGTTATAGTAATCCAAGGCTGTTCGCTTGGGTTACTCCTGCTGCACTTCCATTCTCTTGTATTTCTGTTATTGAGAATGTCAAATTCAGGCTATATATAGAACTGCTACAGAGTAGCTTTTTATTACACTAGCTTCAGCTCATCATAGTCTGTGTTCAGCCCTTGCGCATTATTGCCTCTAGCCAATATAAATAAAGCTAGATAAGAAATATGAGGCATTTCATTATAGGACCAGAGAATAATAAAGTGTTTGAATCGCCCTTCTTGTCTCGGATACTTTGTTAAGTTCTGTCCTCATTAGCTTCTGTGTTAGcataatttttatttacaaaCAAGTTTGAGGTCCTTACTCTCCAAACGTAGTATATTAGCT
Protein-coding sequences here:
- the LOC141622429 gene encoding uncharacterized protein LOC141622429; this encodes MTRLTSSKLTKISLLLVTATGVSAAAYSGELPTHFSDDVTAPFSAVARSSYTIFTIASTVFDYKYSLRGLAKDSDVYRETIAEVHLRSARKSLKLCEVNKGFYVKAGQFAASLRQIPKEYMATLSVLQDQAVPCDFRLIKEVIRRNLGKDCTDIFLSFDEQPIAAASIAQVHRAVLKNHEEVAVKVQYPGLERLMELDMTTMTFVSKFVAWLFPEYRFGWILSGFKESISAELDFVQEARNSERTANNFMSSKNVKIPPVFWDLTTKQVLTMQFCSGHKVDDLESLKKSGIDANKVAKALVEVFAEMIFVHGFVHGDPHPGNILVSLNGPKGFSLVLLDHGMYKELNEGFRKKYCLLWKAMILQNVNEIEHVGEYFGISSYARYLPLIFTGRLINSKTTLGKEMTVEERKNVREELKVLTMGDISSFMECLPPDLLTILRTDGILRSILSKLGTSSTVRLLTYAKYAVHGLSVKQDTKSGSILDRFISDIRSRLSYLQLKCLLGLIGLLSLINDIKDLYRKSFRRLIVVC